A genomic window from Chitinophagaceae bacterium includes:
- the guaB gene encoding IMP dehydrogenase, translating into MPANASKILLDGLTYDDVLLLPAYSQVLPREVDTTSKLTRNITINVPVVSAAMDTVTDWEMAIAMASQGGIGILHKNMSIERQAEAVRRVKRSESGLIIDPITLEADQTIGQALLIMKEHKIGGIPIVNKQGLLVGILTNRDLRFEKNTKRKISEVMTKDRLITAPEGMDLKKAEGILQDYKVEKLPVVDKKGKLKGLITYRDILKLKSHPNACKDKYGRLLVGAAVGVTNDIFERIAALIHNGVDVICIDTAHGHSKGVLDAVKKVKQQFKGLEVIAGNVATREGAQALAEAGADAVKVGVGPGSICTTRIVTGAGVPQLTAIMEAVQGLKKYNIPLIADGGIRYTGDIVKAIAAGADTVMAGSLFAGVEESPGETIIFEGRKFKSYRGMGSVEAMHEGSKDRYFQDAEDDIKKLVPEGIVGRVPFKGTLAEVMVQCVGGLRAGMGYTGARNILSLQDARFVKISTAGIRESHVHDVVITNEAPNYSR; encoded by the coding sequence CTAACTTACGATGATGTGCTGCTTTTACCTGCCTATTCTCAGGTGTTGCCACGCGAAGTGGATACAACCTCAAAACTTACCAGGAATATTACTATTAATGTTCCGGTAGTTTCTGCAGCTATGGATACGGTTACGGACTGGGAAATGGCCATCGCGATGGCCAGCCAGGGAGGCATTGGAATCCTGCATAAAAACATGTCCATTGAACGGCAGGCTGAGGCGGTACGCAGGGTAAAAAGAAGTGAAAGTGGTCTCATCATCGACCCGATTACACTCGAAGCGGATCAAACAATTGGCCAGGCTTTGCTCATAATGAAAGAGCATAAGATCGGTGGTATTCCTATCGTGAATAAACAAGGTTTGTTGGTAGGAATCCTTACCAACAGGGACCTGAGGTTTGAGAAAAACACGAAGCGGAAAATTTCGGAAGTAATGACGAAAGACCGGCTGATAACCGCTCCGGAAGGCATGGATCTTAAAAAGGCCGAGGGCATTCTGCAGGATTATAAGGTGGAAAAACTTCCTGTAGTTGATAAGAAAGGTAAATTAAAGGGTCTCATCACCTATCGTGATATTTTAAAACTGAAGAGTCATCCCAATGCCTGCAAGGATAAATATGGTCGATTGCTGGTAGGTGCTGCAGTAGGTGTTACCAACGATATATTCGAACGCATTGCGGCATTAATTCATAACGGAGTGGATGTGATTTGTATTGATACGGCCCATGGTCATTCAAAAGGGGTACTCGATGCTGTGAAAAAAGTAAAGCAGCAATTCAAGGGACTTGAAGTAATCGCAGGTAATGTGGCTACCAGGGAAGGTGCACAGGCATTGGCCGAAGCAGGCGCAGATGCTGTGAAAGTGGGCGTGGGACCTGGTTCTATTTGTACAACTCGCATTGTAACCGGCGCAGGTGTGCCGCAACTTACGGCAATCATGGAAGCAGTTCAGGGCTTGAAAAAATATAATATTCCACTGATTGCGGATGGAGGCATCCGTTATACAGGAGATATTGTGAAGGCTATTGCAGCAGGCGCTGATACCGTGATGGCAGGTTCCCTGTTTGCGGGAGTTGAAGAATCGCCGGGCGAAACTATCATTTTTGAAGGCCGAAAGTTTAAATCTTACCGGGGAATGGGTTCTGTGGAAGCCATGCACGAAGGATCAAAGGACAGATATTTTCAGGATGCTGAAGATGACATTAAAAAACTGGTGCCGGAAGGAATTGTAGGGCGTGTTCCATTTAAAGGTACGTTGGCAGAAGTGATGGTGCAATGTGTTGGTGGATTACGCGCAGGAATGGGTTATACCGGTGCCAGGAACATTCTGTCGTTGCAGGATGCACGCTTTGTAAAAATTTCTACCGCTGGTATTCGCGAAAGCCATGTGCACGACGTGGTAATAACGAATGAAGCACCTAATTATAGCAGGTAG